The following coding sequences lie in one Nitrospirota bacterium genomic window:
- a CDS encoding PilZ domain-containing protein: MGIEKRRHPRVDVDWPVTYSVEAQFVEKITNISAGGAYIQSHRPLWADTVIHMAFTLPGQSTPIPVKAKVMWVVETSIDDNGDIVPGGIGVQFLEVLEKDRKAIEDFVEKSDNKS, translated from the coding sequence ACGTGGATTGGCCCGTCACCTACAGCGTTGAGGCGCAATTCGTCGAGAAGATCACCAACATCAGCGCGGGCGGGGCCTACATCCAGTCCCATCGGCCGTTGTGGGCCGATACGGTGATCCACATGGCGTTCACGCTTCCGGGGCAGTCCACGCCCATCCCGGTGAAAGCCAAGGTGATGTGGGTGGTGGAGACTTCCATCGATGACAACGGGGACATCGTGCCCGGCGGCATCGGCGTGCAGTTCCTTGAAGTCCTCGAAAAAGACCGGAAGGCGATCGAGGACTTCGTGGAAAAGTCGGACAACAAGAGCTAG
- the lspA gene encoding signal peptidase II — protein MRLRPLGVVIALAASVFACDQVTKKSVQRNMEHLSATPVVSCCLNLTHVHNRGGAFGMFSETRTRWGRLAFTASSFLALGFLLYLLAVAPAEARFQRVALSIILGGAVGNLYDRMVQGFVVDFVDAHWRHYHWPAFNVADMAITVGILAILGEMVLQKRSPKAAG, from the coding sequence ATGCGTCTCCGCCCATTGGGGGTTGTCATCGCGCTCGCAGCAAGCGTGTTCGCATGCGATCAGGTGACGAAGAAGTCGGTTCAGCGGAACATGGAGCACCTGTCGGCCACTCCCGTGGTTTCATGCTGTCTGAATCTCACCCACGTCCACAATCGGGGAGGGGCCTTTGGGATGTTCTCGGAGACTCGCACCCGATGGGGTCGCCTGGCGTTCACCGCATCCTCCTTTCTCGCGCTCGGCTTCCTGCTCTACCTGCTCGCCGTGGCCCCCGCTGAGGCTCGGTTCCAGCGCGTTGCGCTCTCGATCATCCTTGGGGGAGCGGTGGGAAACCTCTACGATCGGATGGTACAGGGGTTTGTGGTGGATTTTGTCGATGCCCATTGGCGCCACTACCATTGGCCGGCCTTCAACGTGGCCGACATGGCCATTACCGTGGGAATCCTGGCCATCCTGGGTGAAATGGTGCTGCAGAAGAGAAGCCCGAAGGCGGCGGGTTGA
- a CDS encoding SDR family NAD(P)-dependent oxidoreductase encodes MKLKGKVALVTGASRGIGRAIAEAYLREGAEVFACARGELDLTSAVREMSREGTIRSRAADVSQPDQVGRLLEEVSRAAGRLDVVVNNAGAAGVRVPIERYPADVWEEVVRVNVMSVFLVSREALPLMRKSGGGSIINVSSGVGRKGKALWGAYAVSKFAVEGFTQTLAEEIKPDGIRVNSVNPGATRTRMRAQSYPNEDPMTLPTPESLAPMFVYLASDDSRETGQYFEAREWLLTHGPSAHAA; translated from the coding sequence TTGAAGCTGAAGGGAAAAGTTGCGCTGGTTACCGGTGCAAGCCGGGGGATCGGCCGAGCCATCGCCGAGGCGTACCTGCGTGAGGGCGCCGAAGTTTTTGCGTGCGCTCGCGGAGAATTGGACCTGACCTCCGCGGTGCGGGAGATGAGTCGAGAGGGAACGATTCGCTCGCGGGCGGCGGATGTAAGTCAACCGGACCAAGTGGGACGATTACTGGAAGAGGTGAGCCGTGCGGCGGGTCGATTGGACGTGGTGGTCAACAATGCGGGGGCGGCCGGCGTTCGAGTGCCCATCGAACGGTATCCTGCGGACGTTTGGGAAGAGGTGGTCCGGGTGAATGTGATGTCGGTGTTTCTGGTGTCGCGTGAAGCCCTGCCGTTGATGCGGAAATCCGGGGGGGGGTCGATCATCAATGTGAGCTCTGGCGTGGGGCGCAAAGGCAAGGCGCTCTGGGGAGCCTATGCCGTATCCAAATTCGCAGTCGAAGGGTTTACGCAGACGCTGGCCGAAGAGATAAAACCCGACGGCATCCGGGTCAACTCCGTCAATCCCGGCGCCACCCGTACCCGAATGCGCGCCCAGTCCTATCCGAACGAGGACCCCATGACCCTCCCCACGCCGGAATCGTTGGCGCCGATGTTCGTCTATCTCGCGTCCGACGACAGCCGGGAGACGGGCCAGTACTTCGAGGCGCGCGAGTGGCTGCTCACACACGGCCCTTCGGCCCACGCCGCCTGA